The Kwoniella mangroviensis CBS 8507 chromosome 1 map unlocalized Ctg02, whole genome shotgun sequence genome window below encodes:
- a CDS encoding signal peptidase I, giving the protein MASPYSRFRNVFSRYRPPPLLPTTIRTIQILATLHLVSTTLVELRICTGFSMLPTLSQHGDCVLVSPLPYWSPFSETHTRSKRPKRGDVVVATSPMDPSQTVCKRVLGVEGDLIEIEPRRGNQRKWIDNAGVGFMVDIPQDIDLEGHDQDRHISHEELGLMSKPKRNGEGQWVKVPKGHVWLVGDNLSNSTDSRKYGPVPIAMIKGKVLARVYPNPAWIENNLRQIDE; this is encoded by the exons ATGGCTAGTCCCTATTCGCGATTTCGCAATGTCTTCTCACGGTATCGTCCACCACCTTTATTACCCACTACCATCCGGACTATCCAAATCTTAGCGACTTTACACCTCGTTTCAACCACTTTGGTCGAATTGAGGATATGTACCGGATTTTCAATGTTACCCACACTATCGCAACACGGTGATTGCGTACTGgtctcacctttaccttaCTGGTCACCATTCAGCGAGACGCATACGCGTTCCAAAAGACCTAAAAGGGGTGATGTCGTGGTAGCTACTTCACCTATGGATCCGAGTCAGACCGTATGTAAGAGGGTATTaggtgttgaaggtgatttgatagaAATAGAACCTAGAAGGGGAAATCAGAGGAAATGGATCGATAATGCCGGTGTAGGGTTCATGGTCGATATACCTCAAGATATAGATTTAGAAGGACACGATCAAGATAGACATATCTCCCATGAGGAACTAGGATTGATGAGTAAACCGAAACGAAACGGTGAAGGTCAATGGGTAAAAGTTCCAAAGGGACATGTATGGCTTGTAGGTGATAATCTGAGTAATTCGACGGATTCGAGGAAATATGGACCTGTACCGATAGCGATGATCAAAGGGAAAGTACTAGCtaga GTATACCCTAATCCAGCTTGGATAGAGAACAATCTCAGACAGATAGATGAGTAG